In Acidimicrobiales bacterium, one DNA window encodes the following:
- a CDS encoding DUF5666 domain-containing protein translates to MNDHQTSPDQPAGFGPPAPAPRRRPWMWVGAGAAALALLGGGAAAAGAARSDSGPPTVAAQEGEQGDAGTGTAGCAPGQRGPGTRGTITAVDGATLTVEDPDGTSVTVTTTDDTVVTESVAGSLADVAVGDTVRAMGARGEDGSIAARHLAEVPAGDGEDAPERPEGAPERPEGAHRRGGVAGTVEAIDGTTLTVAGPDGEAVTVTTSDETEVVVVTEIAVADLAVGDEVGVRGQAGDDGSVAAERIRAGELATGPGGRGPGGPGGGAGPRSRGGDAPEEGTAPDSGEDGTAPPTTA, encoded by the coding sequence GTGAACGACCACCAGACCTCCCCCGACCAGCCCGCCGGGTTCGGCCCACCGGCACCGGCCCCCCGCCGGCGCCCGTGGATGTGGGTGGGCGCCGGGGCCGCGGCCCTGGCCCTCCTGGGCGGAGGGGCGGCCGCCGCCGGCGCCGCTCGCTCCGATTCGGGCCCCCCGACCGTCGCCGCCCAGGAGGGCGAGCAGGGTGACGCCGGCACCGGCACCGCCGGCTGCGCCCCGGGCCAGCGGGGCCCCGGCACCCGGGGCACCATCACCGCCGTCGACGGCGCCACCCTCACCGTCGAGGACCCGGACGGCACCAGCGTGACCGTCACCACCACCGACGACACCGTGGTCACCGAGTCCGTCGCCGGCTCCCTGGCCGACGTGGCGGTGGGCGACACCGTCCGGGCCATGGGGGCCCGCGGCGAGGACGGCAGCATCGCCGCCCGCCACCTGGCCGAGGTGCCGGCCGGTGACGGCGAGGACGCCCCCGAGCGGCCCGAGGGCGCCCCGGAGCGGCCCGAGGGAGCGCACCGCCGGGGTGGGGTGGCCGGCACCGTCGAGGCCATCGACGGCACCACCCTGACCGTGGCCGGTCCCGACGGCGAGGCCGTCACCGTCACCACCAGCGACGAGACCGAGGTGGTGGTGGTCACGGAGATCGCGGTGGCCGACCTGGCCGTCGGCGACGAGGTCGGCGTGCGGGGCCAGGCCGGTGACGACGGGTCCGTCGCCGCCGAGCGGATCCGGGCGGGCGAGCTGGCCACCGGTCCCGGCGGCCGGGGCCCCGGGGGCCCGGGGGGCGGCGCCGGCCCCCGGAGCCGCGGTGGTGACGCCCCCGAGGAGGGCACCGCGCCCGACAGCGGCGAGGACGGCACCGCCCCGCCGACCACGGCCTGA
- the corA gene encoding magnesium/cobalt transporter CorA, producing MIVDCAVYRDGARVERPATIQGATATGDDEASFTWIGLHDPTDAEIDEVSAECGLHELLLEDVRKAHQRAKWDSFDEASLFVFKTARYHQPDQVEIGELQVIVGHRFVITVRHGTATALGSVRARMERNRQLLRLGPMAVLYGIADQVVDDYAPVVGELEADVDEAEEAVFSADRSNQAPRVYNLKRQVLELRRNVVPVGDVLEDLCEPDANVVPHDLEDYFRDVSDHAHRVMGRVEVARELLTDALNANLAQQSVHQNEDMRRISAWAAVIAVPTLLAGVWGMNFTHMPELDWRAGYPLALGLMAAVSGSLIAYFRRAGWL from the coding sequence GTGATCGTCGACTGCGCCGTGTACCGGGACGGGGCCCGGGTCGAGCGTCCCGCCACCATCCAGGGCGCCACCGCCACCGGTGACGACGAGGCGTCCTTCACCTGGATCGGCCTGCACGACCCCACCGACGCCGAGATCGACGAGGTCAGCGCCGAGTGCGGCCTCCACGAGCTGCTGCTGGAGGACGTGCGCAAGGCCCACCAGCGGGCCAAGTGGGACAGCTTCGACGAGGCCTCCCTGTTCGTGTTCAAGACGGCCCGCTACCACCAGCCCGACCAGGTGGAGATCGGGGAGCTGCAGGTCATCGTGGGCCACCGGTTCGTGATCACCGTGCGCCACGGGACGGCCACCGCCCTGGGCTCGGTGCGGGCCCGGATGGAGCGCAACCGCCAGCTGCTGCGCCTGGGCCCGATGGCCGTGCTGTACGGCATCGCCGACCAGGTCGTCGACGACTACGCCCCCGTGGTCGGGGAGCTGGAGGCCGACGTCGACGAGGCCGAGGAGGCGGTGTTCAGCGCCGATCGCAGCAACCAGGCGCCCCGGGTCTACAACCTGAAGCGCCAGGTGCTGGAGCTGCGGCGCAACGTCGTCCCCGTGGGTGACGTGCTGGAGGACCTGTGCGAGCCCGACGCCAACGTCGTGCCCCACGACCTGGAGGACTACTTCCGTGACGTGTCCGACCACGCCCACCGGGTGATGGGCCGGGTCGAGGTGGCTCGGGAGCTGCTGACCGACGCCCTCAACGCCAACCTGGCCCAGCAGAGCGTGCACCAGAACGAGGACATGCGCCGGATCTCGGCCTGGGCCGCGGTGATCGCCGTGCCCACCCTGCTGGCCGGGGTGTGGGGCATGAACTTCACCCACATGCCCGAGCTCGACTGGCGGGCCGGCTACCCGCTGGCCCTGGGCCTCATGGCCGCGGTGTCGGGCTCGCTCATCGCCTACTTCCGTCGCGCCGGCTGGCTCTAG